One window from the genome of Actinoplanes teichomyceticus ATCC 31121 encodes:
- a CDS encoding GH92 family glycosyl hydrolase, with protein MDLRVRLGAGILLAGFLVATPAAAADRDPGPPTATPATATDRDSGPLTATPGAAADGDLSTGFETGQPQPTWTDSTEASTGVGGYCCGLTGMQSGVRTERAHTGSAALMYSGSDQSATASYSYQRIFDVNLPVTAASRLSYRVYPQSGGHLDVAVDLAFTDGTFLRDSGALDQHGVRVHPAFQGSGSVLRFDTWNNVVSDIGRYVAGKTIDRILLGYDQPANTGTFRGYLDDVTITRDAAPARLSDYVETRRGSDSTSAYSRGNTFPGATVPHGFNFWTPITNGNSDTWLYEWADTGVQGFGISHEPSPWIADYAQLQVMPMTGAVKSTPDARRSTFRHADEVARAHYYRTRLDTYGITAEMAPTDHAGVMRFTFPATSEAVILFDTVDSGTGSLAVDTAARTVSGEITHRGQRMYVHATVDRAITATGTVTGQGVTSWVRFATGAGEPVTLRMATSFISVAQARDNLAQEVGTKSLDTVREEAAALWDAQLGSVRIEGASTDRMITFYSNLYRALMYPNNRSELVGGVRRHRSPYDGQVHDGQMYVNNGFWDTSRAAWPLYTLLTPTRTGEMLDGFVNAYRQSGWTPRWSGPHNVGMMVGSNQDLAFADAYVKGVRNFDHRAAYASMVKNATVYSANGANGRIGNQVSLFKGYVPTDVAGESAAWTLEDANNDFGIAQLGAALGYGEDAAYFRNKALDYAQLFSPSVGFFRGRQSSGAWRTGDADFEPHLWGCEFTEGAPWHYATPAPQDPQGMANLYGGRAGLAAKIDSVFAAPRDYLPGCYGGVIHEMREAYDANLGQYAHSNEPIHHMIWMYNYAGVPSRTQDRVRTVLTTQYGPGPGGGYLGDEDNGQMSAWYVFGTLGFYPARMGSTDYTIGAPLHPRATITLENGRTFAISAPGVSDTNRYVQSVTLNGVAYSKNYLTHADLAAGGTLEFAMGPNPSSWGSAAADLPPSLTTGSGPPARLTDRATGGTLTVTGENPPNEGRAALTDDTSLTKWLTTAGTATLTDRLAGNPVAVRQYTLTSGNDSPERDPRAWTLQGSADGVTWVTLDSRSDVDFADRRQTRAFVVPGTPPAYQHYRLQITANHGAPMTQLAEWQLLG; from the coding sequence ATGGACCTCCGCGTTCGCCTCGGCGCCGGCATCCTGCTCGCCGGATTCCTGGTCGCCACCCCGGCCGCCGCGGCGGACCGTGACCCCGGACCGCCGACCGCCACCCCGGCCACCGCCACGGACCGAGACTCCGGACCGCTCACCGCCACCCCGGGCGCCGCCGCGGACGGCGACCTCAGCACCGGCTTCGAGACCGGCCAGCCGCAGCCGACCTGGACCGACAGCACCGAGGCGAGCACCGGCGTCGGTGGCTACTGCTGCGGGCTGACCGGGATGCAGAGCGGTGTCCGCACCGAGCGGGCGCACACCGGCTCGGCCGCCCTGATGTACTCCGGCAGCGACCAGAGCGCCACCGCGTCCTACTCGTACCAGCGGATCTTCGACGTGAACCTGCCGGTCACCGCCGCCAGCCGGCTGTCGTACCGGGTGTACCCGCAGTCCGGCGGGCATCTGGACGTCGCGGTAGACCTGGCCTTCACCGACGGCACGTTCCTGCGCGACTCCGGCGCGCTCGACCAGCACGGCGTGCGGGTGCACCCGGCGTTCCAGGGCAGCGGCAGCGTGCTGCGCTTCGACACCTGGAACAACGTCGTCTCGGACATCGGCCGGTACGTCGCCGGCAAGACGATCGACCGGATCCTTCTCGGGTACGACCAGCCCGCCAACACCGGCACGTTCCGCGGCTACCTCGACGACGTCACGATCACCCGCGACGCCGCCCCGGCCCGGCTCAGCGACTACGTGGAGACCCGGCGCGGCTCGGACTCGACCAGTGCGTACTCGCGCGGCAACACCTTCCCCGGCGCGACCGTCCCGCACGGCTTCAACTTCTGGACACCGATCACCAACGGCAACAGCGACACCTGGCTGTACGAGTGGGCCGACACAGGCGTGCAGGGCTTCGGGATCAGCCACGAGCCGAGCCCGTGGATCGCCGACTACGCCCAGTTGCAGGTGATGCCGATGACCGGTGCGGTCAAGTCCACCCCGGACGCCCGCAGGTCCACGTTCCGCCATGCCGACGAGGTGGCCCGGGCGCACTACTACCGGACCCGGCTGGACACGTACGGCATCACCGCCGAGATGGCGCCCACCGACCATGCCGGGGTGATGCGGTTCACCTTCCCGGCCACCAGCGAGGCGGTGATCCTGTTCGACACGGTGGACAGCGGCACCGGCTCGCTCGCCGTCGACACCGCCGCCCGCACCGTCTCCGGCGAGATCACCCATCGGGGCCAGCGGATGTACGTGCACGCCACGGTCGACAGGGCGATCACCGCGACCGGCACGGTCACCGGGCAGGGCGTGACCAGCTGGGTGCGGTTCGCCACCGGCGCCGGCGAGCCGGTCACGCTGCGCATGGCGACCAGCTTCATCAGCGTGGCGCAGGCGCGCGACAACCTGGCGCAGGAGGTCGGGACGAAGAGCCTGGACACGGTCCGCGAGGAGGCGGCCGCGCTGTGGGACGCCCAGCTCGGCAGCGTACGGATCGAGGGCGCCTCCACCGACCGGATGATCACCTTCTACTCGAACCTGTACCGGGCGCTGATGTACCCGAACAACCGGTCCGAGCTGGTCGGCGGGGTGCGGCGGCACCGGAGCCCGTACGACGGCCAGGTCCACGACGGCCAGATGTACGTCAACAACGGCTTCTGGGACACCTCGCGCGCGGCGTGGCCGCTGTACACGCTGCTCACTCCCACGCGCACCGGCGAGATGCTGGACGGTTTCGTCAACGCGTACCGGCAGAGCGGCTGGACGCCGCGCTGGTCCGGCCCGCACAACGTGGGCATGATGGTCGGCAGCAATCAGGACCTGGCGTTCGCCGACGCCTACGTCAAGGGCGTGCGCAACTTCGACCACCGGGCGGCCTACGCCTCGATGGTGAAGAACGCGACGGTGTACTCGGCGAACGGCGCGAACGGCCGGATCGGCAACCAGGTGTCACTGTTCAAGGGGTACGTGCCCACCGACGTCGCCGGGGAGTCCGCGGCCTGGACGCTGGAGGACGCCAACAACGACTTCGGGATCGCGCAGCTGGGCGCCGCCCTCGGCTACGGCGAGGACGCCGCGTACTTCCGCAACAAGGCGCTCGACTACGCCCAGCTCTTCTCCCCCTCGGTCGGCTTCTTCCGCGGCCGGCAGAGCAGCGGCGCGTGGCGCACCGGGGACGCCGACTTCGAGCCGCACCTGTGGGGCTGCGAGTTCACCGAGGGCGCGCCCTGGCACTACGCGACGCCGGCGCCGCAGGACCCGCAGGGCATGGCCAACCTGTACGGCGGCCGCGCCGGGCTGGCCGCGAAGATCGACTCGGTGTTCGCGGCGCCGCGCGACTACCTGCCCGGCTGCTACGGCGGCGTCATCCACGAGATGAGGGAGGCCTACGACGCGAACCTCGGCCAGTACGCGCACTCCAACGAGCCGATCCACCACATGATCTGGATGTACAACTACGCCGGCGTCCCGTCGAGGACCCAGGACCGGGTCCGCACCGTCCTGACCACCCAGTACGGCCCCGGCCCCGGCGGCGGCTATCTCGGCGACGAGGACAACGGCCAGATGTCGGCCTGGTACGTCTTCGGCACGCTCGGCTTCTACCCGGCGCGGATGGGCAGCACCGACTACACCATCGGCGCCCCGCTGCACCCGCGGGCCACGATCACGCTGGAGAACGGCCGCACGTTCGCGATCTCCGCGCCCGGCGTCAGCGACACCAACCGGTACGTGCAGAGCGTGACGCTCAACGGCGTCGCGTACTCGAAGAACTACCTGACCCACGCCGACCTGGCCGCCGGCGGCACCCTGGAGTTCGCGATGGGCCCGAACCCGTCGTCGTGGGGCAGCGCCGCCGCCGACCTGCCGCCGTCGCTGACCACCGGCTCCGGGCCCCCGGCGCGACTGACCGATCGGGCCACCGGCGGCACGCTGACGGTCACCGGCGAGAACCCGCCGAACGAGGGCAGGGCCGCGCTGACCGACGACACCTCGCTGACCAAGTGGCTCACCACCGCGGGCACCGCCACCCTCACCGACCGCCTCGCCGGGAACCCGGTCGCCGTCCGGCAGTACACGCTCACCTCGGGGAACGACTCCCCCGAGCGCGATCCGCGGGCGTGGACGCTGCAGGGCTCGGCGGACGGGGTCACCTGGGTGACGCTGGACAGCCGCAGCGACGTCGACTTCGCCGACCGGCGGCAGACCCGCGCCTTCGTCGTCCCCGGCACCCCGCCCGCCTACCAGCACTACCGGTTGCAGATCACCGCCAACCACGGGGCGCCGATGACCCAGCTCGCCGAGTGGCAGCTGCTCGGCTGA
- a CDS encoding LacI family DNA-binding transcriptional regulator, with the protein MNIRPPTLSQVAARAGVSVKTASRALNGEPYVSRATGRRVREAADELGYRLNGLARELRTGGTSALVGLISGDLANPFYSAVASGVERELRRHGLLLVTVNNDEDAQLERSLAEALLERRVRALLIVPSGDGVIGGHDVPLVFLDRPPVDHAADSVLIDNAGGARSAAQHLLAGGHRRIALVADLLRTASQRARIDGFAAAMRAAGNPEWEPYLRTDVHDAATAERVVGELLAGPEPPTALFTTNNRLTTGALRALRGRARPPALVGFDDFELADVVGVTVVAHDMTELGRAAARLAYERIGGHTGPPRTVVIPTTLIARGSGERPARP; encoded by the coding sequence ATGAACATCCGGCCGCCGACCCTCAGCCAGGTCGCCGCCCGCGCCGGGGTGAGCGTCAAGACCGCGTCCCGCGCGCTCAACGGCGAGCCGTACGTCTCCCGCGCCACCGGCCGGCGCGTGCGTGAGGCCGCCGACGAGCTCGGCTACCGCCTCAACGGTCTGGCCCGTGAGCTGCGCACCGGCGGCACCTCGGCGCTGGTCGGCCTGATCAGCGGCGACCTGGCGAACCCGTTCTACTCGGCCGTGGCCAGCGGCGTGGAACGCGAACTGCGCCGGCACGGCCTGCTGCTGGTCACCGTCAACAACGACGAGGACGCGCAACTGGAGCGCAGCCTCGCCGAGGCCCTGCTGGAACGCCGGGTCCGCGCCCTGCTGATCGTGCCCAGCGGCGACGGTGTCATCGGCGGCCACGACGTGCCGCTGGTGTTCCTCGACCGCCCGCCCGTCGACCACGCCGCCGACAGCGTGCTCATCGACAACGCCGGAGGCGCCCGCTCCGCCGCACAGCACCTGCTCGCCGGCGGCCACCGTCGCATCGCGCTGGTCGCCGACCTGCTGCGCACCGCATCGCAGCGGGCCCGCATCGACGGTTTCGCCGCGGCGATGCGCGCCGCGGGCAACCCGGAGTGGGAGCCGTACCTGCGCACCGACGTGCACGACGCGGCCACCGCCGAACGCGTCGTCGGCGAGCTGCTCGCCGGGCCCGAGCCGCCGACCGCGCTGTTCACCACGAACAACCGGCTCACCACCGGCGCGCTGCGGGCGCTGCGCGGGCGTGCCCGGCCCCCGGCGCTGGTCGGCTTCGACGATTTCGAACTGGCCGACGTGGTCGGGGTGACCGTGGTGGCGCACGACATGACCGAGCTGGGCCGGGCGGCGGCGCGCCTGGCGTACGAGCGGATCGGCGGTCACACCGGTCCGCCGCGCACCGTGGTCATCCCCACGACGCTGATCGCCCGCGGCTCCGGCGAACGCCCCGCACGGCCCTGA